The Taeniopygia guttata chromosome 13, bTaeGut7.mat, whole genome shotgun sequence nucleotide sequence CCAAGTCTCCCCTCAGAGGCCAAAGCATCTGCCCAGCTGGGCATTTCTCTTAACCCAAACTGTGTGGAACAAGAGATGCTGGACAAACAGAGTGTCATGAAACGACAATCTcagaagaaataatgaaataaccCACATCATAATCTCATTGCACAGCTCCTCCAGTCTGTTATCCATGTGTCCGGCCTGGATCAGCTCTGCATCCTTCTTGAGTTGCCTGTAAtcataaaatgtttttactttttgaTCACTGAACTGGACACCTTAAGCAGCATTTTCACCCCAATCACCATCCCACTTGGACTACTTCTTCAGGACAAGACTCTCAGATGTGCAACATTTTACATCTCTGTCATGTACCtgtatttttcctgtgtttctttaataattttcttcaacTCCTCAACACGCTCTGCAGTCAGTTTCCGCACAATAACATCTTCCACTGTTTCCACAACTTCTCCCTTCTCACCACGTTTTCTTCTACAGaataagagaaaagaaaaactcagACACAAACCACAAGAAAACTCAATTCCTCTTTCATAAATGGCTGTTTTCTGTCATTCATGACATgctcatgcaaaaaaaaaaatcaacttccTCCTATTCCATTAAATTATATTAGCACAATGTTCAAACAATCTCTTCAGCAAATTTTTGCTAATTCACCCAGCGTTAAAGTCTTCAGGAACAGATCAAAGATGCAACTCCACTAAAGATTCTCAACCTGAAAACAATCCTTCCACttcaagaaaaaattattttctccacaGGAAGaaacatctatttttttcttcactaaCTCTACTTAGCTCTTTGATTTTGTAACTCTAGTGCTGAAGATCATTCACAAACAAGTCAGTCGCAAACAAATATTACTTTTAAACATCCCATCTTTAAGTTAATATCCTGTGAAGTCCCCAGACAAAATGCCTGGAATTAGGAGCAGTAAATAACTGAGATCACAGAGCTGTAATGATAATGCTGATAAGAAAACTGTAAGAAACCATTGCAAATGGTGACGAATACAAAACATCTCCCTTCTCACTCCTTCTCTTTTCTACTACTCTGAATGACAAATTTATGTGTAAAGCTTCTGATCAGTAAGACTAATATGCAGTGTTTTATTCCAGCCAAATAAATATTATCCTTCCCATCTGACAAACCCAGACCCCACCATCCCACAACAGCTATTCCACCTGAATTTTCTCATTCTGAAATGCTCCTTTTGGGAGGGGTTGGCTGGGGGAGAAAGTAATTTAACAGTGACAAGGACTTTGCTGTAAGAACCCACGAGTCCCTCCTCAGTTGCTGCAGACTGTGCTGGGGTGAGACTTTGTACTCACTTCGGGGTTTCTGTGGTCTCCAAGAGCTCTGAGTACTGAGATGCACAGTGCTGAGAAGAAACAAAGGAAGTCAGAGGACAGTTTGCTTGCCCAAACATCAGGatacaacaaaataaaagccCATCCACAAATTCCTGAGTCAAGGAATTTCACAGCTTAATCACATGCCTGGTGAAGGATCTTTTTACTTAGCCTTAGTAACTGTGTACTGGATAAAGCATGGAACAATTAATCCTAAATTCATCCTCAATATGGCTTTTCTGATTGTGCAGAGATTTGGCGTCCAAGAATCAAATGTCAGTGTCTTACCTTTTGGGAAAACCAATCAGGCGGGCGTCCTGGCTCTGCAAAAGGTTTGATGGCTCTGCTGACTGAGACCCTGTGGGAAGGAAATGGCAAGTCACCATCAACTCACCTTCTTCCCCAATCAACATGCAGAGAAAAGATGAAAACCACTCTTTACATCATTGAATAATCCTGCTAAACATGGTAAACTCACCAAAGACTTGTACAAGTCTCAAAAATAGTTACCTGCTTCTAATAAACAGTAACTTCACTCCTTTGCTTTGAAAAGCAAGTTTCTTGCATCTGGTTATGTGATTACATTTCCACAAAACTCTTACTTTaatgaggagaaaaatacagtaaaacaGAGCTGTAGGTTCAGTGCACAGGAATCTGTTACCAAATATCTTTGTTGTCCACAACTCACCTCATTTAATAATgaacatagaatcatagaatgggctgggaaggaccttaaagatcatcttgttccaacccctgccatgggcagggacatcttccactaatCCCAGATTGCTTCAAGCCCTGCCCATGCATACTTCCAGGGACGGGGAgtcacaacttctctgggcaacccttttcagtgcctcaccatctTTACAGTATTTCTTCCTAATCCCCAACTTAACCCTCCCTCCCTGAGcctgaagccattccccttgtcctaaCACTCCATGTCCTTACCCAGAGTCCCTGTCCAGCTCTCATCGCTCTTTATTTTGACGAACACACGTCTATTTTTACACAGTAGTTATGAAAGCAACAAAGTGCCTGTCCAGGTACACCTTCAGCACCTCTTACACCCCAACTTTGTTCTGAACAGAGGCAGCGGGGTGCCAGCCTTGCTGTGCACACGCCGCCCGCCTCCCCCGCTGCCGTACCAGTTCTGGTCGCCGCTGCGCATGACGGAGGAGGCCAGGCAGAGCTTCTCGCGGATGGACCAGGGCTCGGTGGGGCCGGCGCTCAGCAGCTTGTGCTCTGCGGGACAGGGCAGGAGTGTGCGGGGGCACACCGGCCACAGCGGGACTCGAACCGCGGCTCCGCCGCTGGGCCCGCCCCTCACGGACTCTtcggccccgcccctccccggcCCCACACCACCCCGCGCCCCCTTTGGCTTTTCCCGAGAGGATCCTCCGCAACCGCTCCGTTCTCCTCGGGCCAttcccctgtccctcctcctccccggtCCCGCCGCCGCTCGCTCCCCGCCGCGtctcccgccccgccccgcacTCactcccgggccccgccgccatCTTCCCCGCCCGGCCCGGAGCGCGGCAGGGGCGGTGCCGCGCGCAAAGCCCGCCGGGAGGCGGCCGTGCGCGTGCGCGCGCGGGGGGCCCGTTGTTAGGGCCCGCCCCCCTCTGTCCCAAGAGCGGGCGGTGATTGGTCGAGGGGCGCTCATGCCGCGCTCCCATTGGTGAAGCGGGCGGGCGGCGAGGTTTGAAACGCCGAGCGAGGGGCGGCGTGAGGGGCAGTGGGGCCGGAGCGGTGTGAGGGGCGGTCGGTAGTGGCTGTGGGTCCCTGTGCGTGCGGCCGGACCCCGCGGCgtgctgggctctgtgtgtgGCGCCGACGACGAGCTGCGTCTGGGTTTGGAGGTGACCCGTGTGGTGGTTGGTATATGCGTTACGTCTCTGCGGTAACCGTGCGTTAAAGGGGTGTTTGTGCGCATGTCACATGTATGGTGTCCGTATGTCCAGGAGGTGGGTTTGGAGTCCTGGGTAGTGTTTGTGTGTGCACGGGCTGTGCCTGGGTCCCGTGTGGTTTCCCCGTGTGCAGGGGTGTGTATGTGTGCACGTCTGTAAGCAGCGTCGTGTGTCAGGGAGGGCTCCCCGTGGGGATCCGTGTTTGTGGGTACTGCTGGATGTGGCACGGGCTGCTGGAACATCACCCTGGCTGTGCCCCTCTTTCCCCAGGAGCCGTGTGAGGCACCATGGCACAAGCCCTCGCCTCCCCAGGGCTGTTTTCTGACGATGAGGCTGCAGCCTCCCCTGTGCTCGAGTCCACAGCAGCGGGCTTTGGGGCTGACCTGTGCAAGGACCTGCTGCCCGAGTTCTCCGCCATCTCCCCAAACCTCGAGGGCTCTCAGGTGAGGTTGGAAGCTCTTCTGTCACAAACAGGGCAGTGTTTTCGCTCGTGGCTGCTGTTCCCTGTACAAAGGTGATGTGATGCAGAAAAAACAGATTCTTCAGAAGAGGCAGGAACAGAATGCTGCATTTGGGGGGAGCAGTTTCTGGTAGAGTGGTGGGCAGCGAGTGCCTCttggggtgatgcttggtttTGGTGTTAGGCCTTTGGCTTGTTAGTCTGATCCGTTAGataaataaacaacaacaacaaaaaaaaaatagtggtGTGCTTGGAAATGCCTAAGAAAGCTTCTGGCATTGTTGGTGATTTTGGGACCAGAGAAATTCCTCAGCACTAGCAGCATAGCCAACATGTGTGTTCCGTATTGTGGTTCCTGTTAAGTGTTCCCATGGGGGGTTGTGTGCTGCCTCTTTGGCTGCCATATTTAACTTGTGCTGATTATTGCAGGCTGTAGCTGAAGACaataatggaaaattaaagGTCTACCTCAGAGTTCGACCTCTGAAATCTACAGAAGTAGAAAAAGGGGAAGACCAGGTGAGACACTGAATGAAGCAGAGTCTGATCTGGCTGTGTGCCTGCTGGGAGATGCTGTTGTCCTTTGCTGTCTATCCTCCTGTAAGCCACTGCAGTGATGGATTTTGTGTGTTCTTTAGGGCTGTGTCTGTATTGAGAACTCAGAAACCCTTATTCTAAAAGCTCCAAAGAATTCCTTCACCATGCGGAGCACGGAGCGTGGAGTGGGACAAGCAGTGCACAGATTCTCCTTCACCCGGGTAGGTAGCTGGGACAAAAGCCCATCTGGAAGTGATTTGAGCTTAAACCAGCCCTGCAGCTTGAAAAGCACCCTTATTCACATCCACTGACTCCCAGGGCGCTGCCTGAACTCTCATGAAATCAGGTTACTTCAGGTTTTagttgctatttttttttttttttctttctaagctGTTTCTGACAACTCTTTTTTGGCAGCAAATGGCAAACAGTTCATGAGGCTGTAAGCAGACTAGGGACTGCAGTGATATGAGATGTTATTAGATTAAATAAATGAGAAGCTTATGTTTGTAAGAGCAACCCATTCAGCTGGAATTGCTGGTGGGTCTCTTGCTCATGGCTAGTGCAGGGAATAAAGGACCATGTAATATCACTTGAACAACCACCAGCAAAGGATAGGAAAGATCTATGTGAAGCGTTTTTTCTTGTGTCTTGTTTGTAGATTTTTGGACCAGAGGTGGGACAGAAATTGTTCTTTGATGAGACAATGAAACAGGTGGTAAAGGATGTGCTGAGTGGGCAGAACTGTCTGGTTTACACCTATGGCATCACCAATTCAGGGAAGACTCACACGATTCAGGGTAAGGAAAGCACCAGGTGCTGTGGGGCCTGTTGAAGgaattgttttttgttttctgcctctgaatcctcagctttgctgctgttctTGCTGCAGGCACCACCCAAGATGGGGGGATTCTGCCTCGCTCCTTGGCAACCATCTTCAACAGTGTGGGGGACCGGCTGTACCAGGCCATGGACCTGAAGCCTGCCCTCTCCAACGAGGTGACCTGGCTGGACAGCAGGCAGGTGCGCCAGGAGGAGACCAAGAAGCAGATGATGCTGCAGAGGGGTCTCTGGGAGGTAAGCATGGAGCCTCTGGGGGATCAGCAGCAAGAGGAAAGGGGTGGTGTTGTGCTACCTGCATGCTCCTGTTCCTTGTTTCCTTCAAGGAGGAGCTGCTAACGCCGCTGAAGAGGAGTCACAGTGCGGAATCTCGGCTCCAGGCCACCACCAGTGGCAGTTTTGACAGTGGAGTTGCTGGTCTGTCTTCATCCAGCCAACTCACCAACCGTTCAGACCTCAGCCAGACAGAAGGTATTTTTGGAAGCCTGTTGTGTGCTACCTGCTTCTTTTTGCTGGAGGATGGGGGAAGCAAAGGGTGATGGCTGCTTGGATGCTGCGTTATGAGTAAGGGAGTAAAGATGCTGTAGCCTCAGATTTTCCCTTTGAAAGATGTCATGTCAGAAGAGCTCTGTGCATATATTATGCCAATATCAGAAGAATTCACCACTTCATAACAACCAAGCcttgtgaaatgaaaaattgctTGACATTCACTCACTTCATTCAAGGAATGTGGTTATGAGCAGCTGATTGCTGTGAGATGGGTATTGCTGGGAAGCAGGATGCCAAAGTGGCAGGCTGCACTGAGCACTTGTGCTCTATCTACTAAACCCAGCTACTTAAGTATCCAGAAGCATGGAGTGATTGAGATAACAAGGACTGAAAAACTTCAGTTATGCTGGAAAGGGTTCATGTTTGAAATATCTTGTAATTCTGGAATCAAAACTGGGTATATAAAAGTCCTTACACAGAGCAGGTGATACTGTCAAAGGAAACTTCAGTCTGTCTCACTGGGGACAGGCATTAGAATAGATGCAAATGGGAGGGAGTAAATAAAAGGATTTGTGTCTGGGGTGGTTTTGCTTGCTGAAGGAAGTATCTTGCTCTGGAGCTAAACCATTTTGGTTGGTCCCATAAAAAGCAGCAGTCatgatttgttttccttctttttttctctttttctccagaaCTGGGCCCTTGCTGGGCTGACTTGGATCACATTTCACTCACCGGCACAGGAGATGTGCAGTTCTCCATCTGGGTCTCTTTCTTCGAGATCTACAATGAGTTAATCTATGACTTGCTAGaaccagctctgcctgggcagAACCGCAAGCGGCAAACGCTGCGGCTCTGCGAGGACCAGACTGGCAACCCCTATGTGAAAGGTAGATTTGCCTGCAAGAGAGCTTTAGTGGCCTGCTAGGAAGGTTTTAGGGCTCAGTGGGTGGGTGGCTTAGCAGTGATGTGCTGGAAAGCCCCACAGAGAGCTCTGATGTCAGGATTACAGAATTGTCAAATTTGTTGATGTCAAGGATATGCAATGGTGAAGTTGGGGCTGAGATAAGTTTTCTGCCAGtctcccagctgctgtgcttAATGCATGCTTGCTTTCCAGATCTGAACTGGATCAATGTCCGGGATGCTGATGAGGCCTGGAAGCTCCTAAAACTGGGTCGGAAAAACCAGAGTTTTGCAAGCACCCACATGAACCAGAACTCCAGTCGCAGGTCTGAAGGGAAAGGAATTGTTTAGGCAGAAATACAATTCTGAGGGGCATTTaaagttgtttgggtttttttttttaatatttgcatgTTTCTTTACAGTCACAGTGTGTTCTCCATTCGGATTCTGCACTTGCAAAGAGGTAGCAGTGAATTTGTTCCCAAAATCAGCGAGTAAGTTTAATGTTTTTTAGGATTTGGGTGTAATCTCAACTTTCTTGTCTCTTTGGTTAAGGGCCTGGGGTATGGGAAGCATCTTGATGATGGTATTGTTGAAAGTACTTGGAAGGAATAAATACTAAGTCTTGGAACTGACAGGAGTTTGAGGAGTACTGCAAGGTACAACTTGAGGTAGTTCTCAGGCTTTTTGAGTGAAGGTAAATGTGAGCATCTTTACCCTTGCAGCAGGGCTGATTTGAGTGCTGCTGGTCCCTTTTCCTGGGGCGTGTTTATCTGGAAAGTGCCTCTTCTGAGGACTGGCAAAGGATTTTTGAAGTTGACACTTCAAAGCTCATTTTCCTGTTACTTTGTGTAACACCTACTTAGGGCAGGCCCTTCACCCATCAACAGCCCAGGCACCCCAAAAGAATGGTCTGTACCTTTATGAGGAAGCTGGTAAGGTGACTGCAGGGTGTCTGAACTGTAAATGTGATATGGCAGGACAAACCCTTAAGTGATGTGAATATGACTGTGTTTCCCtcaggctgtccctgtgtgaCCTGGCGGGGTCTGAGCGCTGCAAGGACCAGATAAGCGGGGAGCGAATGAAAGAAGCCAACAACATCAACACCTCCCTGCACACCCTGGGCCGCTGCATCACCGCCCTCCGCCAGAACCAGCAGGCCAGGTGAGCATCCACTCCTCCAGAGGGAAGAGAGGGTGTGggggattattttttttgctttcccagctcACTGCTGTCTCTCCCACAGGACAAAGCAGGCGGTGGTTCCGTTCCGGGACAGCAAACTGACCCGTGTGTTCCAGGGCTTCTTCACGGGGCGTGGGCGCTCCTGCATGATTGTCAACATCAACCAGTGTGCTTCCACCTATGATGAGACTCTGTACGTAGCCAAGTTCTCAGCCATTGCCAGCCAGGTGAGTAACACACGTCAGGATCATGGCATGGTCAGGGTAGCTTGGGTTTCTCCTGCTTCTGTGGGACTTGGCCCCTTCCCACCACAAGGAAGAGGGGCCATGCTTGTACCACATCCCTATGCTTCTCCAGTGGTTATCACCTCCTGAGTATTTCCAGATTCTGCTGAACTGAAATGGCTGACAGGTTGCAGAGAGGGGCTATATTTAACGACTACACAACTTCCAGGCTTTGCAGATTGATAATGGTGGTCTTTTCCTCTTCAGCTTGTTCAGGCACCTCCCACAAAGCTGGAACTTCCATCCTTAAAATCCATCATCAAAGAACACAGCAGGCGAATCAGCCAGGGTCCAGAGGCAGAGCCAGAGGAAGATGTGGAATCAGAAGCAGACACTGAGGATGAGGCAGATATCTCTACGTATGAGAAGAAGGTGGGTTGTGATTTTACAGCCTTTATGCGGATGCAAGGTCAAGAAACATGACTGTTAGCTTTGGCCTGGGGGACTGAGTTTGGAGCTCAGAAAGAGCCAAGAGAGATGACACAGAAcctcagaaggaaaaaggatcCAGGAAATTGGGAATCCTTGAAAAAAACTTTCTGCAGTTGGTCTAAATCTGACACACGTGCTGAATTTGAAAGTACTGTGTCATCTGTGGAACAGTGGCAGTAACGGTGCAGGTGCAGATCTGTAATTCCTTCTCTGCAAGGGAAATCTAGAAAACATGCAGAACAGGAAtctaaatgaggaaaaaaaagtcaaacttGCCAGGTAAAGTAGGCAGCAGGGATAGCTGAAATATTAAGATGAAGTCATATCCCTACAGAGACTCAAGCTGTCATGTGTCAAGGTAGCAAACCCTGGCAACTTTTCTTTCCAAGCGACTAAACCCTTAAATCTAGATCACTGCATCTGGCAGACATGGGATCACTTAGTTTACTCCAGGTCTTAACTCTGTTgtgcagcgtgggcagcagagctgtgtcccTCTTGCAGGACTTGCTGCGCGCGGCCGAAGCTGCACGAGAGCTGCTGGTGCAGGAGCGGCAGAAGAAGCTGGAGCTCGAGATGCGCCTGCGTGAGGAGATCTGCAATGAGATGCTGGAGCACATGCAACAGAAGGAGCAGTGGTGGAGGTACAGCCTGTGCTGGTCTCGCTCCCTCTGCCCAGGATGAGCTGCAGCACCAAGAGCTGCCAGATGCTGACATGGAATTGGTTGTTCTCTTTGCAGCCAGCACGTGGATGCTCAgagagagcagctggaggaaCTGTATGAGGGTAAAATGACCATCCTGAAAGAGTTACTGACTGACCACTACCAGGAGAAGATGCAGGTTTGTTCAGGGCAATGCAGTGATATCAGGAAAGTGGCAGTGGGCTAGGAGGGGACTCTGGGTACTTGAGTCCAGGAAGATCTTTATGCAAagtgaaaagaaagattttgctTTCTGAGTTTTTTTTGTGATATTATTTTATCTCTCGATCTACAATTTTTGCTTCTTCTACTTTTTGTAACCCACTAGGCTTCCTAATTTTGAACAGTCCATCTGGAAGCTAATGTA carries:
- the KIF20A gene encoding kinesin-like protein KIF20A — protein: MAQALASPGLFSDDEAAASPVLESTAAGFGADLCKDLLPEFSAISPNLEGSQAVAEDNNGKLKVYLRVRPLKSTEVEKGEDQGCVCIENSETLILKAPKNSFTMRSTERGVGQAVHRFSFTRIFGPEVGQKLFFDETMKQVVKDVLSGQNCLVYTYGITNSGKTHTIQGTTQDGGILPRSLATIFNSVGDRLYQAMDLKPALSNEVTWLDSRQVRQEETKKQMMLQRGLWEEELLTPLKRSHSAESRLQATTSGSFDSGVAGLSSSSQLTNRSDLSQTEELGPCWADLDHISLTGTGDVQFSIWVSFFEIYNELIYDLLEPALPGQNRKRQTLRLCEDQTGNPYVKDLNWINVRDADEAWKLLKLGRKNQSFASTHMNQNSSRSHSVFSIRILHLQRGSSEFVPKISELSLCDLAGSERCKDQISGERMKEANNINTSLHTLGRCITALRQNQQARTKQAVVPFRDSKLTRVFQGFFTGRGRSCMIVNINQCASTYDETLYVAKFSAIASQLVQAPPTKLELPSLKSIIKEHSRRISQGPEAEPEEDVESEADTEDEADISTYEKKDLLRAAEAARELLVQERQKKLELEMRLREEICNEMLEHMQQKEQWWSQHVDAQREQLEELYEGKMTILKELLTDHYQEKMQECDEEISELKAALQETKQKLESLDAEQKDSEQSVRRSKRVATSSALQQELADSKARLEQCQKELNSTRAELHKYQKLVEPPPSAKPITMDVDRKLEDGQKNIRMLRSELQKIGESLQSAERACCHSTGAGKLREALGVCDDILARQDQTLAELQNNMMLVKLDLRKKAACIAEQYHTVQKLQAPPTSALKKRFCANRENLQPSQPPGKKPFLHNILTRSATRTVATRGWQLRSVAL